A genome region from Geodermatophilus bullaregiensis includes the following:
- a CDS encoding DUF5994 family protein, translating to MTTTRVVRGPEGFRGGIDVRVSLRADAGSGENAFDGAWYPRSRDLAVEVPELVAALDRRGLRIERFTYPLGPWQPAPRKLVVDDRVVRTGGFSSMDPGVVCLSWAGGSRLANLLVVPPETDVITGVRALRLCTRRGLPRSPQMVMAAARSQPLPQVPDLPVTRAV from the coding sequence ATGACGACGACCCGGGTGGTGCGGGGCCCCGAGGGCTTCCGCGGTGGCATCGACGTCCGTGTGAGCCTGCGGGCCGACGCCGGGTCGGGGGAGAACGCCTTCGACGGGGCCTGGTACCCGCGCAGCCGGGACCTGGCCGTCGAGGTGCCCGAGCTGGTGGCGGCGCTGGACCGGCGCGGCCTGCGCATCGAGCGCTTCACCTACCCGCTCGGCCCGTGGCAGCCGGCCCCGCGCAAGCTCGTCGTCGACGACCGGGTCGTCCGGACCGGCGGGTTCAGCAGCATGGACCCCGGCGTGGTCTGCCTGAGCTGGGCCGGCGGCAGCCGGCTCGCGAACCTGCTCGTCGTCCCGCCGGAGACCGACGTCATCACCGGTGTCCGCGCGCTGCGGCTGTGCACCCGGCGTGGGCTGCCCCGCTCCCCGCAGATGGTGATGGCCGCCGCGCGGTCCCAGCCGCTGCCCCAAGTGCCCGACCTCCCGGTGACCCGGGCCGTCTGA
- a CDS encoding DUF47 domain-containing protein, protein MPFSLTPKDSSFYPLFTASAENLVTATDVLSEFIHDHARREELAARLRELEHIGDQSTHAVFRQLNSSFVTPFDREDIYRLASDLDDVMDFVEAAADLVVLTGLGTLPAEMSQQTALLQRAAQTTAEAMPRLRTLKDLSEYWIEVNRIENEADKLYRRLLSRLYSGEFDALEILKLKEVADQLEEAADAFEHVANVVETIAVKES, encoded by the coding sequence GTGCCCTTCAGCCTGACCCCCAAGGACTCCAGCTTCTACCCGCTGTTCACCGCCTCGGCGGAGAACCTGGTGACGGCCACCGACGTCCTGAGCGAGTTCATCCACGACCACGCGCGGCGCGAGGAGCTGGCGGCGCGGCTGCGCGAGCTCGAGCACATCGGCGACCAGTCGACGCACGCGGTCTTCCGCCAGCTGAACTCCAGCTTCGTGACGCCGTTCGACCGGGAGGACATCTACCGGCTGGCCAGTGACCTCGACGACGTCATGGACTTCGTCGAGGCCGCCGCCGACCTGGTGGTCCTCACCGGCCTGGGCACCCTGCCGGCGGAGATGAGCCAGCAGACGGCGCTGCTGCAGCGGGCCGCGCAGACCACCGCCGAGGCGATGCCGCGGCTGCGCACGCTGAAGGACCTCTCCGAGTACTGGATCGAGGTCAACCGCATCGAGAACGAGGCCGACAAGCTCTACCGGCGGCTGCTCTCGCGGCTCTACAGCGGGGAGTTCGACGCGCTGGAGATCCTCAAGCTCAAGGAGGTGGCCGACCAGCTCGAGGAGGCCGCCGACGCCTTCGAGCACGTGGCCAACGTCGTCGAGACCATCGCGGTCAAGGAGTCCTGA
- a CDS encoding sigma-70 family RNA polymerase sigma factor: MDELERAAAAAVDGDPLAAATLVRATQSDVWRLCAALGDRDSADDLTQETYARAFASLHRFEGRSSLRTWLLAIARRVCADAVRSRRRRRLTLVRDDADLEALGPADGADRVGEGAAVTDLLARLHPERREAFVLTQLLGLSYAEAAEIAGCPVGTIRSRVARARADLVSALDGAGAQDATGADAARA; encoded by the coding sequence GTGGACGAGCTGGAGCGGGCCGCGGCGGCCGCCGTGGACGGCGACCCGCTGGCCGCCGCCACCCTCGTCCGGGCCACCCAGTCCGACGTCTGGCGGCTGTGCGCGGCGCTCGGCGACCGGGACTCGGCCGACGACCTCACCCAGGAGACCTACGCGCGCGCGTTCGCCTCCCTGCACCGCTTCGAGGGCCGCTCCTCGCTGCGCACGTGGCTGCTGGCGATCGCCCGCCGGGTCTGCGCCGACGCCGTCCGGTCGCGCCGCCGGCGCCGGCTGACCCTCGTCCGCGACGACGCCGACCTCGAGGCGCTCGGCCCCGCCGACGGCGCCGACCGGGTGGGCGAGGGGGCCGCCGTCACCGACCTGCTGGCCCGGCTGCACCCCGAGCGCCGCGAGGCCTTCGTGCTCACCCAGCTGCTCGGGCTGTCCTACGCCGAGGCGGCGGAGATCGCCGGGTGCCCGGTCGGGACGATCCGCTCGCGGGTCGCGCGGGCCCGCGCCGACCTCGTCTCGGCGCTGGACGGGGCCGGCGCGCAGGACGCGACGGGAGCCGACGCAGCGCGCGCGTGA
- the typA gene encoding translational GTPase TypA, translating into MPTRDDLRNVAIIAHVDHGKTTLVDALLRQAGALGRAKGEGTDNDSTQDRVMDSMDLERERGITILAKNTAIHLADENGNPVVVNIVDTPGHADFGGEVERGLSMVDGVVLLVDASEGPLPQTRFVLRKALGKGMPVILVVNKTDRSDARIGEVVDETYELFMELLEDSGMDVDNLDFPIVYSNGKTGQASLTRPADGTSPDSPDLAPLVKTLLDTIPAPVYDAEEPLRAQVTNLDASPYLGRLALLRIHSGTMKSGQTVAWCRTDGTIKHVKITELLVTEGLTRTPAESAGPGELVAIAGIEDVMIGDTLADPNDPRPLPPLTVDEPSISITIGINTAPLSGRSGKKLTARLIKNRLDQELVGNVSVRMLPTERPDTWEMQGRGELALAILVEQLRREEFELTVGRPTVVTKVIDGKLHEPVERVTIDTPGEYVGTLTQALATRRGRLENLVHHDTGWARMEYIVPSRGLIGFRTEFLTETRGTGVLNHNLEGYEPWLGDMRARPTGSLVADRQGVATTYSMFSLQERGQLMVQPGTDVYEGMIVGENSRPDDMDVNITKEKKLTNMRKSTSEELERLIPPRILNLEQALEFCAEDECVEVTPASVRIRKVVLDQTERGKAKNRKPKP; encoded by the coding sequence ATGCCCACCCGCGACGACCTGCGCAACGTGGCCATCATCGCCCACGTCGACCACGGGAAGACCACCTTGGTCGACGCCCTCCTCCGCCAGGCGGGCGCCCTCGGGCGCGCCAAGGGCGAGGGGACGGACAACGACTCCACGCAGGACCGCGTCATGGACTCGATGGACCTCGAGCGCGAGCGCGGCATCACCATCCTGGCCAAGAACACCGCGATCCACCTGGCCGACGAGAACGGCAACCCCGTCGTCGTCAACATCGTCGACACCCCCGGCCACGCCGACTTCGGCGGCGAGGTCGAGCGCGGCCTGTCGATGGTCGACGGCGTCGTCCTGCTCGTCGACGCCTCCGAGGGCCCGCTGCCGCAGACCCGCTTCGTCCTGCGCAAGGCGCTGGGCAAGGGGATGCCGGTGATCCTCGTGGTCAACAAGACCGATCGCAGCGACGCCCGCATCGGCGAGGTCGTCGACGAGACCTACGAGCTGTTCATGGAGCTGCTCGAGGACTCCGGCATGGACGTCGACAACCTCGACTTCCCGATCGTCTACAGCAACGGCAAGACCGGGCAGGCCTCGCTCACCCGGCCGGCCGACGGCACCAGCCCCGACAGCCCCGACCTCGCGCCGCTGGTGAAGACCCTGCTCGACACCATCCCGGCGCCGGTCTACGACGCCGAGGAGCCGCTGCGCGCGCAGGTCACCAACCTCGACGCCTCGCCCTACCTCGGCCGGCTGGCGCTGCTGCGCATCCACTCCGGGACGATGAAGAGCGGCCAGACGGTCGCCTGGTGCCGCACCGACGGCACCATCAAGCACGTCAAGATCACCGAGCTGCTGGTCACCGAGGGCCTCACCCGCACCCCGGCCGAGAGCGCCGGCCCCGGCGAGCTCGTGGCCATCGCCGGCATCGAGGACGTCATGATCGGCGACACCCTCGCCGACCCGAACGACCCGCGGCCGCTGCCGCCGCTGACCGTCGACGAGCCGTCGATCTCGATCACCATCGGCATCAACACCGCGCCGCTGTCGGGCCGGTCCGGCAAGAAGCTCACCGCGCGGCTGATCAAGAACCGCCTCGACCAGGAGCTGGTCGGCAACGTCTCGGTGCGCATGCTGCCCACCGAGCGTCCCGACACCTGGGAGATGCAGGGCCGCGGGGAGCTGGCGCTGGCCATCCTCGTCGAGCAGTTGCGCCGCGAGGAGTTCGAGCTCACCGTCGGCCGCCCGACCGTCGTCACCAAGGTCATCGACGGCAAGCTCCACGAGCCCGTCGAGCGGGTCACCATCGACACGCCCGGTGAGTACGTCGGCACGCTGACCCAGGCGCTGGCCACCCGGCGCGGGCGGCTGGAGAACCTGGTGCACCACGACACCGGCTGGGCGCGGATGGAGTACATCGTCCCCTCGCGCGGCCTGATCGGGTTCCGCACCGAGTTCCTCACCGAGACCCGCGGCACCGGCGTCCTGAACCACAACCTGGAGGGCTACGAGCCGTGGCTGGGGGACATGCGCGCCCGGCCGACGGGCTCGCTGGTCGCCGACCGCCAGGGCGTGGCCACGACGTACTCGATGTTCTCGCTGCAGGAGCGCGGCCAGCTCATGGTCCAGCCGGGCACGGACGTCTACGAGGGCATGATCGTCGGTGAGAACTCCCGTCCGGACGACATGGACGTGAACATCACCAAGGAGAAGAAGCTCACCAACATGCGCAAGTCCACCTCCGAGGAGCTGGAGCGGCTGATCCCGCCGCGCATCCTGAACCTGGAGCAGGCCCTGGAGTTCTGCGCCGAGGACGAGTGCGTGGAGGTCACCCCGGCCTCGGTCCGCATCCGCAAGGTGGTGCTCGACCAGACCGAGCGCGGCAAGGCGAAGAACCGCAAGCCCAAGCCCTGA
- a CDS encoding zf-HC2 domain-containing protein yields the protein MQCAPFREAASARLDGEPLGMPAADLDRHLAVCPDCAGWARAAGQVTRRARLAPAPAVPDLTAAVLGALPRSLPGAAAAARTRLVHSALRLALLAAGVAQAGLAWPALAGGSAAMSAPVHMAHEAGAWNLAVAAAFVAVAALPRLAAGALPFLATFTVLLAVTTVRDLQAGHVHADRAATHLLLLAGVVLIAAVAWRQRPRRRPAGVLGRERVPA from the coding sequence ATGCAGTGTGCACCGTTCCGCGAGGCCGCCTCGGCACGTCTCGACGGCGAGCCGCTCGGCATGCCCGCCGCCGACCTCGACCGCCACCTGGCCGTGTGCCCCGACTGCGCAGGCTGGGCGCGGGCGGCCGGGCAGGTCACCCGCCGCGCCCGGCTGGCCCCCGCGCCCGCTGTGCCCGATCTCACCGCCGCGGTCCTCGGCGCCCTGCCCCGGTCGCTGCCCGGCGCGGCCGCGGCCGCCCGCACCCGGCTGGTGCACTCGGCGCTGCGGCTGGCCCTGCTGGCCGCGGGCGTGGCGCAGGCGGGACTGGCCTGGCCGGCGCTGGCGGGCGGCAGCGCGGCGATGAGTGCGCCGGTGCACATGGCGCACGAGGCCGGTGCCTGGAACCTCGCCGTCGCCGCGGCGTTCGTCGCCGTCGCGGCGCTGCCGCGGCTGGCCGCCGGTGCCCTGCCGTTCCTCGCGACGTTCACCGTGCTGCTCGCCGTCACCACGGTGCGCGACCTGCAGGCCGGGCACGTGCACGCCGACCGGGCCGCCACGCACCTGCTGCTGCTGGCCGGGGTGGTCCTGATCGCCGCCGTCGCCTGGCGGCAGCGGCCGCGCCGCCGACCGGCCGGGGTGCTGGGCCGGGAGCGGGTGCCCGCGTGA
- a CDS encoding NAD-dependent epimerase/dehydratase family protein, with protein MRLLVLGGTHFLGRYVATAALERGHDVATFTRGVSGPPPAGVRALTGDRDDPGALPRALQGRTPDLVVDTSCQTRAAAVHAAAALGGDAGVRSYVFVSSLNAYTGWPPGPVRSEDEPVGESAGDEYGSTKAEAERVLGTAFPGRFLTARAGLIAGPHDLVHRIGWWLERIARGGRVVVPDALDQPMALVDVRDLAGWLVAMAERGETGAVNATGPAGMTTYGDLLTLCREVTGGGAELVPVPEEDLLAAGVQPWLHLPLWLPRETARTAWDVATARARELGLPSRPLRETLADTWAWLQATPHRLPPPHGLSEPGLPPELEAALLSGR; from the coding sequence ATGCGACTCCTGGTCCTCGGCGGCACCCACTTCCTCGGCCGGTACGTGGCGACGGCGGCGCTCGAGCGCGGCCACGACGTGGCGACGTTCACCCGCGGGGTCAGCGGCCCGCCGCCGGCCGGCGTCCGCGCCCTGACCGGGGACCGCGACGACCCCGGCGCCCTCCCGCGCGCCCTGCAGGGCCGGACGCCGGACCTCGTCGTCGACACCTCCTGCCAGACCCGCGCGGCGGCCGTCCACGCCGCCGCGGCCCTCGGCGGGGACGCGGGCGTGCGGTCCTACGTGTTCGTCAGCAGCCTCAACGCCTACACCGGCTGGCCACCCGGGCCGGTCCGGAGCGAGGACGAACCGGTCGGGGAGAGCGCGGGGGACGAGTACGGGTCGACGAAGGCCGAGGCCGAACGGGTGCTCGGGACCGCCTTCCCGGGCCGCTTCCTCACCGCCCGCGCGGGCCTGATCGCCGGACCGCACGACCTCGTCCACCGGATCGGGTGGTGGCTGGAGCGGATCGCCCGGGGCGGGCGGGTCGTCGTCCCCGACGCGCTCGACCAGCCCATGGCGCTGGTCGACGTCCGCGACCTCGCCGGCTGGCTGGTCGCGATGGCCGAACGGGGGGAGACCGGCGCGGTGAACGCCACCGGCCCGGCCGGCATGACCACCTACGGCGACCTGCTGACGCTGTGCCGCGAGGTCACCGGCGGCGGCGCGGAACTCGTACCGGTGCCCGAGGAGGACCTGCTGGCCGCCGGCGTGCAGCCGTGGCTGCACCTGCCGCTGTGGCTGCCCCGCGAGACGGCCCGCACCGCCTGGGACGTCGCCACCGCGCGCGCCCGCGAGCTCGGCCTGCCCAGCCGGCCGCTGCGCGAGACGCTGGCCGACACCTGGGCCTGGCTGCAGGCGACGCCGCACCGGCTGCCCCCGCCGCACGGCCTGTCCGAGCCGGGCCTGCCTCCCGAGCTCGAGGCGGCGCTGCTGTCCGGCCGCTGA
- a CDS encoding alpha/beta fold hydrolase, translating into MSTARTVPLATDVEGSGPPLVLVHGLAEDRSFWGPLVPPLARSATVVRVDLRGHGDSPEADGYELADMADDVQAAFAATGLPGLPLVVGHSLGGLVSLVHAGRHATRGLVVVDLPLTLARVQPSVRTAVSLIGRMGFDAVVAGMFEWSRGAMDDETAAALARRRRIRQEVVMATWRPYLEGTPESLTALAEEIAAGVTVPALALHGLEPEPGYAAWFASRMPTATIEVWTDDRGRPLGHHPHLVAPERFVARVREFAATC; encoded by the coding sequence GTGAGCACCGCGCGGACGGTCCCGCTGGCCACGGACGTCGAGGGTTCCGGTCCACCCCTGGTCCTCGTGCACGGCCTCGCCGAGGACCGGTCCTTCTGGGGTCCGCTGGTCCCGCCGCTGGCCCGGTCCGCCACCGTCGTCCGGGTCGACCTGCGCGGCCACGGCGACTCACCCGAGGCGGACGGCTACGAGCTGGCCGACATGGCCGACGACGTCCAGGCGGCCTTCGCCGCGACGGGGCTGCCGGGCCTCCCGCTGGTCGTCGGCCACAGCCTCGGGGGACTGGTCTCCCTCGTCCACGCCGGGCGGCACGCCACCCGCGGGCTGGTCGTCGTGGACCTGCCGTTGACGCTCGCCCGCGTGCAGCCGAGCGTGCGGACGGCCGTGTCGCTGATCGGGCGGATGGGCTTCGACGCCGTCGTGGCGGGGATGTTCGAGTGGAGCCGGGGAGCCATGGACGACGAGACGGCAGCCGCCCTGGCCCGGCGCCGCCGGATCCGGCAGGAGGTGGTCATGGCCACCTGGAGGCCGTACCTCGAGGGGACGCCGGAGTCCCTGACCGCGCTCGCCGAGGAGATCGCCGCGGGTGTCACCGTGCCGGCCCTCGCCCTCCACGGCCTCGAGCCGGAGCCGGGGTACGCGGCGTGGTTCGCGAGCCGGATGCCCACCGCGACCATCGAGGTCTGGACCGACGACCGCGGCCGTCCCCTGGGCCACCACCCGCACCTCGTGGCACCCGAGCGCTTCGTCGCACGGGTGCGGGAGTTCGCCGCGACCTGCTGA
- a CDS encoding copper resistance CopC/CopD family protein, producing the protein MSAPAPRRRPPLLLLVLLAGWLGLGVATAGPAAAHAELVSTDPGEGARLDAAPDAVTLRFTEGVSLGAGYARVLGEDGERADTGAPSVDGDTVTVPLRDDLPDASYVVTYRIVSADSHPISGAYAFVVGDGALADAGSVAADPDVDPLVAAALPAARTLGFAGLAVGLGVPAFLVLCWPAGWASPRMRRLTTAGLAAVAVGAVLTSLLQGPYAAGAGLGSLLDPALVATTGSSAFGLTTLGRGALALLLAALLVPLWRRGSAPTAQESAGPAVLAGGVVLATAAVGHPVAGPLPVFATAVTAVHVAAMVLWLGGLAALLAGLVRPGAQAGELAGALPRWSRLASGSVAALVVTGVVQSVREVGSPTALVSTTYGWVLLAKLALVLLLLAAAGVSRVWVQQHLGVARPRPGGRRRVTAHAFAAPAPGADERADEGTVAAARVRAAAQARGAVEDVGPLRRSVLVEAGVAAVVLALSAVLVGTPPARATLAEPVDVTLPLRSAAGESGSVQLSVDPARPGANTLHLYLFDDAGRLAQPADLRVTLTEPEQEIGPLEVDLEPAGPGHWVADGMSIPGAGTWTVAVSVRLDEFTATTASTDFPVR; encoded by the coding sequence GTGAGTGCACCCGCCCCGCGGCGGCGCCCGCCGCTGCTGCTGCTCGTGCTGCTCGCCGGCTGGCTCGGCCTCGGTGTCGCCACCGCCGGCCCGGCCGCCGCGCACGCCGAGCTGGTGTCCACCGACCCGGGGGAGGGTGCCCGCCTCGACGCGGCACCCGACGCGGTGACCCTGCGCTTCACCGAGGGCGTGTCCCTCGGTGCCGGCTACGCGCGGGTGCTCGGTGAGGACGGTGAGCGGGCCGACACCGGCGCGCCCTCGGTGGACGGCGACACGGTCACCGTCCCGTTGCGCGACGACCTGCCCGACGCCAGCTACGTCGTCACCTACCGGATCGTCTCGGCCGACTCACACCCGATCAGCGGGGCCTACGCCTTCGTCGTCGGCGACGGCGCGCTGGCCGACGCCGGCTCGGTGGCCGCCGACCCCGACGTCGACCCGCTGGTGGCCGCGGCGCTGCCGGCCGCCCGGACCCTCGGCTTCGCCGGGCTGGCCGTCGGCCTCGGCGTCCCGGCGTTCCTCGTGCTGTGCTGGCCGGCGGGATGGGCCTCGCCCCGGATGCGCCGGCTGACCACCGCCGGCCTGGCCGCCGTCGCCGTCGGCGCGGTGCTGACCTCCCTGCTGCAGGGGCCCTACGCGGCCGGGGCCGGGCTCGGCTCGCTGCTCGACCCGGCGCTGGTGGCCACCACCGGGTCGTCGGCCTTCGGCCTGACCACGCTGGGCCGCGGGGCGCTGGCGCTGCTGCTGGCCGCGCTGCTGGTCCCGCTGTGGCGCCGCGGCAGCGCCCCGACGGCACAGGAGTCGGCCGGTCCGGCGGTGCTCGCCGGCGGCGTCGTCCTCGCCACCGCCGCGGTGGGACACCCGGTCGCCGGGCCGCTGCCGGTGTTCGCCACCGCGGTCACGGCCGTGCACGTGGCGGCGATGGTGCTGTGGCTCGGCGGGCTGGCCGCGCTGCTGGCCGGGCTGGTCCGGCCCGGCGCCCAGGCCGGCGAGCTGGCCGGCGCGCTGCCGCGGTGGTCGCGGCTCGCGTCGGGCTCGGTGGCCGCGCTGGTGGTCACCGGCGTCGTCCAGTCGGTGCGCGAGGTCGGCTCGCCGACGGCGCTGGTGTCCACGACCTACGGCTGGGTGCTGCTCGCCAAGCTCGCGCTGGTGCTGCTGCTCCTCGCCGCCGCCGGGGTCTCGCGGGTGTGGGTGCAGCAGCACCTCGGCGTCGCCCGGCCCCGGCCGGGCGGGCGGCGGCGGGTGACCGCGCACGCGTTCGCCGCACCGGCCCCCGGCGCCGACGAGCGGGCCGACGAGGGCACCGTCGCCGCCGCCCGGGTGCGGGCGGCCGCGCAGGCACGCGGCGCGGTCGAGGACGTCGGTCCGCTGCGCCGCTCGGTGCTGGTCGAGGCCGGCGTCGCCGCGGTCGTGCTCGCGCTGTCGGCGGTCCTGGTCGGCACCCCGCCGGCCCGCGCCACGCTCGCCGAGCCGGTCGACGTCACGCTGCCGCTGCGGTCGGCGGCGGGGGAGTCCGGCAGCGTGCAGCTGTCGGTCGACCCGGCCCGCCCCGGCGCCAACACCCTGCACCTGTACCTGTTCGACGACGCCGGTCGGCTCGCCCAGCCGGCCGACCTGCGCGTCACGCTCACCGAGCCCGAGCAGGAGATCGGCCCGCTCGAGGTCGACCTCGAACCCGCC
- a CDS encoding sulfite exporter TauE/SafE family protein, translating into MKTLIVLALAGLGAQLVDGSLGMAYGVTSTTLLLAFGTNPAAASATVHFAEIGTSLMSGVAHWRFGNVDWKVVAKVGFPGAIGAFIGAHVLSSLSTEVAAPVMSLILLSLGVYLVVRFTLRGIDRRNLGKPARKRFLAPLGLVAGFVDATGGGGWGPVGTPALLASGRMEPRKVIGSIDTSEFLVALAASLGFLIALGSQGINFLWALGLLAGGLVAAPIAAWLVHHVPPRMLGSLVGGMIILTNSRTLLRSDWIDASDPVRYAVYAVIYAVWAAAVVHSYRQYRKDRAQESADALAAEAARLVEDEAGRHPVPPADAADAADLQRSIGAGRPADPRD; encoded by the coding sequence GTGAAGACCCTCATCGTGCTCGCGCTCGCCGGCCTGGGCGCCCAGCTCGTGGACGGCAGCCTGGGCATGGCCTACGGCGTCACCTCCACGACGCTGCTGCTGGCCTTCGGCACCAACCCCGCCGCGGCCTCGGCCACCGTCCACTTCGCCGAGATCGGCACCAGCCTGATGTCCGGCGTGGCGCACTGGCGGTTCGGCAACGTCGACTGGAAGGTCGTCGCCAAGGTCGGCTTCCCCGGCGCCATCGGCGCGTTCATCGGCGCCCACGTGCTGTCGAGCCTCTCGACCGAGGTCGCCGCCCCGGTGATGTCGCTGATCCTCCTGTCGCTCGGCGTCTACCTGGTGGTCCGCTTCACCCTGCGCGGCATCGACCGCCGCAACCTGGGCAAGCCGGCGCGCAAGCGTTTCCTCGCCCCGCTCGGCCTGGTGGCCGGCTTCGTCGACGCCACCGGTGGCGGCGGCTGGGGACCGGTCGGCACGCCGGCGCTGCTGGCCAGCGGCCGGATGGAGCCGCGGAAGGTCATCGGCTCCATCGACACCTCCGAGTTCCTCGTCGCCCTCGCCGCCAGCCTGGGCTTCCTCATCGCCCTCGGGTCCCAGGGGATCAACTTCCTGTGGGCGCTGGGTCTGCTCGCCGGCGGCCTGGTCGCCGCCCCCATCGCGGCCTGGCTGGTGCACCACGTCCCGCCGCGCATGCTCGGTTCGCTGGTCGGCGGGATGATCATCCTCACGAACAGCCGCACGCTGCTGCGCAGCGACTGGATCGACGCCTCCGACCCGGTCCGCTACGCCGTCTACGCGGTGATCTACGCCGTCTGGGCCGCCGCCGTCGTCCACTCCTACCGCCAGTACCGCAAGGACCGCGCGCAGGAGTCCGCCGACGCCCTGGCCGCCGAGGCCGCCCGCCTGGTCGAGGACGAGGCGGGCCGGCACCCGGTCCCGCCGGCCGACGCCGCGGACGCCGCCGACCTCCAGCGCAGCATCGGGGCCGGCCGCCCCGCCGATCCGCGCGACTAG
- a CDS encoding inorganic phosphate transporter: protein MDAAFLALVVIVVVALAFDYTNGFHDAANAIAVAVSTKALTPRVALALAAVMNLVGAVLSTEVAKTVGAGIIDPPEGGGGLEIVFAALIGAITWNMITWYFGLPSSSSHALIGGLVGAALAAAHSVQWMGILDKVVIPMVLSPLVGFGLGYLFMLAILWGFRRANVTRANRGFRYAQIVSSATMALGHGLQDAQKTMGIITLALFTAGEIDTFEVPLWVVLAAAGAISAGTYAGGFRIMRTMGRRIIQLTPAGGFAAQTVASGVMVTTATVFAVPVSTTHITTTSIMGVGSTRRLSAVRWGVAGNIVVAWVVTLPAAGAVAALAYVLTDLVVG from the coding sequence GTGGACGCGGCCTTCCTCGCGCTGGTCGTCATCGTCGTCGTCGCGCTGGCCTTCGACTACACCAACGGCTTCCACGACGCGGCGAACGCCATCGCGGTCGCCGTCTCCACCAAGGCCCTGACCCCGCGGGTCGCGCTGGCCCTGGCGGCGGTGATGAACCTGGTCGGCGCGGTGCTGTCCACCGAGGTGGCCAAGACCGTCGGCGCCGGGATCATCGACCCCCCGGAGGGCGGCGGCGGGCTGGAGATCGTCTTCGCCGCTCTGATCGGGGCGATCACCTGGAACATGATCACCTGGTACTTCGGGCTGCCCTCGTCGTCGTCGCACGCGCTGATCGGCGGTCTGGTCGGCGCGGCGCTGGCCGCGGCCCACTCGGTGCAGTGGATGGGGATCCTCGACAAGGTCGTCATCCCGATGGTGCTCTCGCCGCTGGTCGGCTTCGGGCTGGGCTACCTGTTCATGCTGGCGATCCTCTGGGGTTTCCGGCGGGCCAACGTCACCCGCGCCAACCGCGGCTTCCGCTACGCCCAGATCGTCAGCTCGGCCACCATGGCGCTGGGCCACGGCCTGCAGGACGCCCAGAAGACGATGGGCATCATCACGCTGGCGCTGTTCACCGCAGGCGAGATCGACACCTTCGAGGTGCCGCTGTGGGTCGTGCTGGCCGCGGCCGGCGCCATCAGCGCGGGCACCTACGCCGGCGGGTTCCGCATCATGCGCACCATGGGCCGGCGGATCATCCAGCTCACCCCGGCCGGTGGCTTCGCCGCGCAGACCGTCGCCTCCGGCGTCATGGTCACCACCGCGACGGTGTTCGCCGTCCCGGTCTCCACCACGCACATCACGACGACGTCGATCATGGGCGTCGGGTCCACCCGGCGGCTCTCGGCCGTGCGCTGGGGCGTGGCCGGCAACATCGTCGTCGCCTGGGTCGTGACGCTCCCCGCGGCCGGCGCGGTGGCGGCGCTGGCGTACGTCCTCACCGACCTCGTCGTCGGCTGA